The sequence below is a genomic window from Candidatus Marimicrobium litorale.
CAAGGGCTCAGATACAATTTCGAAATCAATGTTCAAAAGAATCAATGAGTCACTTGTTGTATCTGAATGGTCGTGACAACCATCCCAACAAGTGCCCACACATCTGTCTTCATCAAGTTTTTAAACAACGTCTGCTACCGCTCGGGCGCAGATAACTACTGAGGACCTGCCTCAGCAAGGAGGCGTATTATACCCATCACCGTTTTTCAGGCAACAAAAAGTTTATCTATCTGACAAGGTTATTTTGGCAGCATCGGAAAACCGCGTGGACTATCTTTAACCAACTGAAAAATCACGCTTTTCCCGGCGACACCGGGCAGGGCGCGTCAACCGAAACAGTCCTGCCCGCAGCCCCGGGTGCCTCGATGGACTTCGCGCCACACGGGACCGGGCCCTATGACGGTGCGACAGCGCTCAATGCTCCCCGCTGATTTCGAAAAGGTGGTACTTCTTTTTTCCCAACTTGACCAGATAAAATCGACCATGAATCGCTTCACCCGGCAGAAAACACCCGGCCGGATCGCCGTTGTCTTCCATTTTCAGCGCGCGATCATTGACCTTCACCGCGCCGCGGCTCAAGGCGTCTTTCACCTGTTTACCCGACCCGGCCATGCCCACATCCGTCAACAACTGGATCAGAGTCTCGGGGAAGTCCTCCACTCCCAAAGAACTGGCGGGAAGACCATCCTGGCGCAACTGCTGCATATCACTCTCGGAAAGATCCACCAGCGAACCACTGAACAGGGCCTCGGTTATCCGCTTGGCCGCATCGAGCCCGTCTCGCCCGTGTACCAGCTTCGTCACTTCAGCGGCCAGTATCGATTGGGCCTCGGGGCGTCCGTCACGCTCTGCGTCCACTTGCTCTATCGCGTCAATGTCAGCCACGGAGCGGAACGTAAAGTACTTTAGAAAACGATAGACATCTGCATCAGCCGTTCCCAGCCAAAACTGATAGAAGGCATAAGGAGAGGTACGTACAGGGTCGAGCCAGACAGTTCCAGATTCTGTCTTGCCGAACTTGGTGCCATCTGACTTCGTAATCAGGGGCATCGTGATTCCGAACACCTGCTCGCTTTCCTGCCGTCGAGTCAGGTCGATACCGCCAGTAATATTGCCCCACTGATCCGAACCGCCGATTTGCAGGCCACAGCCGAAGCGTCGATTGAGCTCTGCAAAGTCATAAGACTGCAATATCATATAGGCGAATTCGGTGAAGCTAATACCCTCACCCTCCCGCTCTATACGCTGCTTGACCGACTCTTTCTGGATCATTGCATTAATAGAAAAATGCTTGCCTACATCGCGCAGGAACGACAGCACATCGAGCCCCTCAGTCCAGTCCAGGTTATTTACCACCTTGGCGGATAGCTCCCCCGCATCAAAATCGAGAAAGCGCGCTACCTGAACCTCGAGCTTATTTACCCAGCCCGATACCACGTTAGGTGTATTAAGCTGTCTCTCCTGAGCTTTGAAGCTCGGGTCGCCGATCAGGCCTGTGGCCCCGCCGACCAGTGCCAGGGGCTTGTGACCCGCCAACTGAAAACGACGCAGCATTAACAGCGGGACAAGTGAACCGATGTGCAAGCTATCCGCAGTTGGATCGAAGCCGCAATACAACGTGCGGGCAGCACCCTCCAGCCATTCGTCGATATCGTCTTCACCGGCTATCTGAAAAATTAGCCCGCGGTCGCGGAGTTCCTGCAACAGGGCACTGCTCATGGGGCAAATGTCCTTGAATT
It includes:
- the tyrS gene encoding tyrosine--tRNA ligase, with product MSSALLQELRDRGLIFQIAGEDDIDEWLEGAARTLYCGFDPTADSLHIGSLVPLLMLRRFQLAGHKPLALVGGATGLIGDPSFKAQERQLNTPNVVSGWVNKLEVQVARFLDFDAGELSAKVVNNLDWTEGLDVLSFLRDVGKHFSINAMIQKESVKQRIEREGEGISFTEFAYMILQSYDFAELNRRFGCGLQIGGSDQWGNITGGIDLTRRQESEQVFGITMPLITKSDGTKFGKTESGTVWLDPVRTSPYAFYQFWLGTADADVYRFLKYFTFRSVADIDAIEQVDAERDGRPEAQSILAAEVTKLVHGRDGLDAAKRITEALFSGSLVDLSESDMQQLRQDGLPASSLGVEDFPETLIQLLTDVGMAGSGKQVKDALSRGAVKVNDRALKMEDNGDPAGCFLPGEAIHGRFYLVKLGKKKYHLFEISGEH